A single Roseinatronobacter monicus DNA region contains:
- the fabF gene encoding beta-ketoacyl-ACP synthase II → MRRVVVTGLGMVTPLACGVEETWAHLLAGQSGAGPITRFDASHLATTYACEVPRGDGSNGTFNPDDWMEPKEARKVDEFILYGMAAAIQAVRDSGWMPQDEDSRCRTGVMIGSGIGGLSAIADTAVLLKERGPRRVSPFFIPSALINLVSGQVSIRYGFKGPNHAVVTACSTGAHAIGDAARLIQWGDADVMVAGGAESPISEIGIAGFNACKAVSTKRADNPKSASRPYDADRDGFVMGEGAGVVVLEEYEHAKARGAKIYAEVLGYGMSGDAYHITAPAEDGDGALRSMKAAVARAGLEPAQIDYINAHGTSTMADVIELAAVERLLGEGADKATMSSTKSAIGHLLGAAGAVEAIFSILAIRDQIAPPTLNLDTPAVQTPIDLAPNAARQRKIDIALSNSFGFGGTNASLILGKVNAG, encoded by the coding sequence ATGCGCAGAGTCGTCGTCACAGGGCTTGGGATGGTCACCCCGCTGGCATGCGGCGTTGAAGAGACGTGGGCACACCTTCTTGCGGGCCAATCCGGTGCCGGACCCATTACACGGTTTGACGCCAGCCACTTGGCCACAACCTATGCGTGCGAAGTGCCGCGCGGTGACGGGTCAAACGGCACCTTCAACCCTGATGACTGGATGGAGCCGAAAGAGGCGCGCAAGGTAGACGAGTTCATCCTCTATGGGATGGCCGCCGCAATACAGGCCGTGCGCGATTCCGGCTGGATGCCGCAGGACGAAGACAGCCGCTGCCGCACCGGGGTCATGATCGGGTCTGGTATTGGCGGACTTTCGGCCATTGCCGATACGGCAGTGCTGCTAAAGGAACGGGGACCGCGCCGCGTGTCGCCGTTCTTCATTCCCAGCGCATTGATCAATCTCGTCTCTGGTCAAGTCAGCATCCGCTATGGGTTCAAGGGGCCGAACCACGCGGTGGTCACTGCCTGTTCGACCGGCGCACATGCCATTGGCGACGCCGCCCGCCTGATCCAGTGGGGCGACGCCGATGTGATGGTCGCGGGCGGCGCAGAAAGCCCCATTTCCGAGATTGGCATTGCGGGCTTCAACGCCTGCAAGGCGGTGTCTACCAAACGCGCTGATAATCCAAAATCGGCCTCGCGCCCCTATGACGCGGATCGTGACGGCTTTGTCATGGGCGAGGGCGCAGGCGTCGTGGTGCTGGAAGAGTACGAACACGCGAAAGCGCGCGGCGCAAAGATTTATGCCGAGGTGCTGGGATACGGCATGTCGGGCGACGCCTATCACATCACAGCCCCCGCCGAAGACGGCGACGGTGCGCTGCGGTCCATGAAAGCGGCCGTGGCACGCGCGGGGTTGGAACCCGCGCAGATTGACTACATCAACGCACATGGCACATCGACCATGGCAGATGTCATCGAGTTGGCAGCGGTCGAGCGCTTGCTGGGCGAAGGGGCTGACAAGGCCACCATGTCCTCGACGAAATCGGCCATCGGGCATTTGCTGGGCGCCGCAGGCGCGGTTGAGGCGATTTTCAGCATTCTTGCTATCCGCGACCAGATCGCGCCGCCAACGCTGAACCTTGACACACCCGCAGTTCAGACACCCATCGATCTTGCCCCGAACGCCGCCCGCCAGCGCAAGATTGACATTGCACTGTCAAACAGCTTCGGCTTCGGGGGCACCAACGCCAGCTTGATTCTGGGGAAAGTTAACGCAGGATGA